The window GCTCCAGTGCGGTTTGCAGACGGTCAGGAAGTGTGGCCGCAGCCGGCCGATGGTGTATTTGGCGATGTCGGTCAGCGACTGGCTCAGCGCCGCTCCGAACACAAACGATCCCACGGCCTTGTACACACACACGATATATTCACAACTGAAAGAAGCTCTGGACCTCAGATATATCGAAAAACACTCGCCGAAGATGATCTGTGGTGAAGAGAACAAATGTCAAACGTACAGAAGCTTGTTTCCAACAAAAACTTTATATCGTACAATTCAGACTgagttgtgagataaaaagtcccattttccttttttattccatggcgaGCTTCCATACAAATGACTATAACTGAGCATGTTCATTTGTATTGTATGAAGTTCAGTTGTAGCAAAATAATGCAATACTGGTTAAGAAAGCACCTGAACGCTTACCAGCAGCAGAGCGAATGGAATCAGTATTCCCATCAGTAACTGGTAAGATATGGTGTCTTCTTTGAAAGGGTACTTGATGGTGTCGTCGCTGCAAAAAAAGCCTCTTTTGAAGGGCGTGTGCTGAATATTCAACACCGCGAACGGAAGTCCAGCTAAAAGAAATGGCAAAGAAATTGCTGAAACATGGAAAAGAAGAAATACAGCAAAACCAGCATAATCGATGGAGTATTAAATGGCCCTTCATtggtgattttattttttgatagaTATGTTGTTGGTAGTAGTATATAATTAGAGAGGAATAGAGAAGAACATTCACCATTATGCTTAAATAACTTCACATTATTGAAATCAATAGTTCAACAATAGAGGTTAAACAAAGGCTCACCAGACAAGTCTTATTATTCCGGCATTCGTATCCAATCCGGTGAATTCCTCACTGTGGCCATTAACTTTAATTAGGAATCACAGTCTTTCCATTGAGGAATTTCCTCACGCACAAACATTCTGAGCATTTCTATTCAAGATCTAATTATGTATATAACATTCAGCTAATAGTGAAGCTGAAACTACACTCTAAaacaatgctgggttaaaaacagccCAAGCTGGGTTAAATGTGGAcaaatccagcgattgggttgttttatttaactcaactattgattaaaaattactatatggatTATAATCCAATCACAGGATTAAAGCATCCCAATCACAGGATTAAagcatcccaatcgctgggttaaaacaacccatttgctgggttaaaacatcccattcgctgggttaaaacaacccatttgctaggttaaaacaaccaatttgctgggttaaaacaaccaattcactgggttaaaacaccccaatcgctgggttaaagaaacctattcactgggttaaaaacagcccaagttgggttaaatatggacaaatccagcgattgggttgttttatttaactcaactattgattaaaaattactatatggatTATAATCCAATCACAGGATTAAagcatcccaatcgctgggttaaaacatcccattcgctgggttaaaacatcccattcgctgggttaaaacaacccatttgctgggttaaaacaaccaattcactgggttaaaacaccccaatcgctgggttaaagaaacctattcactgggttaaaaacagcccaagttgggttaaatatggacaaatccagcgattgggttgttttatttaactcaactattgattaaaaattactatatggatTATAATCCAATCACAGGATTAAagcatcccaatcgctgggttaaaacatcccattcgctgggttaaaacatcccattcgctgggttaaaacaacccatttgctaggttaaaacatcccattcgctgggttaaaacaacccatttgctaggttaaaacatcccattcgctgggttaaaacaacccatttgctaggttaaaacaaccaatttgctgggttaaaacaaccaattcactgggttaaaacaccccaatcgctgggttaaagaaacctattcactgggttaaaaacagcccaagttgggttaaatatggacaaatccagcgattgggttgttttatttaactcaactattgattaaaaattactatatggatTATAATCCAATCACAGGATTAAagcatcccaatcgctgggttaaaacatcccattcgctgggttaaaacatcccattcgctgggttaaaacaacccatttgctgggttaaaacaacccattcactgggttaaaacatcctaatagctgggttaaaacaaaccattcgctgggttaaaacaacccaatcgctgggttaaaacatcccattcgttgggttaaaacaacccaatcgctgggttaaagaaacctattcgctgggttaaaacaacccaatcgctgggttaaaacatcctaatagctgggttaaaacaacccaatcgctgggttaaagaaacctattcgctgggttaaaacaacccaatcgctgggttaaaacatcctaatagctgggttaaaacaacccaatcgctgggttaaaacatcctaatagctgggttaaaacaacccattcgctgggttaaaacaacccaatcgctgggttaaaacatcctaatagctgggttaaaacaacccaatcgctgggttaaagaaacctattcgctgggttaaaacaacccaatggctgggttaaaacatcctaatagctgggttaaaacaacccaatcgctgggttaaagaaacctattcgctgggttaaaacaacccaatcgctgggttaaaacatcctaatagctgggttaaaacaacccaatcgctgggttaaagaaacctattcgctgggttaaaacaacccaatcgctgggttaaaacatcctaatagctgggttaaaacaacccaatcgctgggttaaaacaacccaatcgctgggttaaaacatcccattcactgggttaaaacatcctaatagctgggttaaaacaacccaatcgctgggttaaagaaacctattcgctgggttaaaacaacccaatcgctgggttaaaacatcctaatagctgggttaaaacaacccaatcgctgggttaaaacaacccaatcgctgggttaaaacatcccattcactgggttaaaacatcctaatagctgggttaaaacaacccaatcgctgggttaaagaaacctattcgctgggttaaaacaacccaatcgctgggttaaaacatcctaatagctgggttaaaacaaaccattcgctgggttttgtccatatttaactgaacttgggttattttttagagtgcaatctaacaaaaatatttttctaatgttctcattaagttatgaaaatgttatttctgaatgttttctgaacgttcaaaatgctgtaaaacatttttttcttggttatgcgaacattccattttctcattcttcaaacattatgggaacatcCAAAACGTTTTAAATAATGTCAGACAAAAACACTCCATGAAAGATGTATGAATAATGTTGTTGTGCTAATGATTTGAGAACATTATAACTTTCTACTAACTTTACTGTAAGAACGTTTGTTCAGAACCTTGTCAGAACGTTAGCTAAAGTTTTACTAAACATCTCTGAATGTGTGAATGTAAACACTCTTATCTGTGATCATTTACTCTTATCTCATCTCATAAAAGAACTGTATCTCTGTACAAGCTGAGTATAATAGTGAATCTTTGTGTTGCATTTTAATGTACATGTGGATTGACATGAATATATCGAGTATGAACATGTTGAATATGGATGTGAACGTTTTTAACGCCTCATTAATATTCAATGCGCGGAGCTGCGAGTTCGCGACAGTGAAACATTGTAACATTCATATCAGAATCTGAAACAGTTCCATCAATTACGCGGTCAAATCAACACAATCAGTTACTAAAGCAAGTTTAATAGACAAACAGACTGAGGGAGTTTGAGTGAATGTGAATGAACTCTTACCGAGCAGCAGACAGCTGACGTCCACACAAATACTCAAGAGTCCTTTAGTCTCGAACATTCTCAGATCCTCAAAAACACTTCTGCTCGAGTCTTTGGAGAGCTTACAGTTGAACATTGATTTACATCAGATAAAGCAATGAAAGATGTGCGAAGCTTTTAACTTGTTAACAGGAACACATGAGTTAAGCTGCGGATAATCTGATCATCGAGCGAAAAAAACACCCGGATGAGTTTTTCCGTCTTTATCGTTATTAACGAGCGAGAATCAATGAGTTTTATGGCAGTGTTCCGGTGAATGTCGCCGTTACATCTCCGGTTACTTCATATCGCATGATGGTGAGGTCAATCCTTCCACTTGTCAATCATCTACAAGCCCCGCCCACCGTTTCCTCTTCCTCAGCAGAGATTCTGCATCCTCATTCACTTTAAGTTAAATAGACAAACAGAggtcatatataatataatataatataatataatataatataatataatataatataatataatataacataatataatataatatatgcatATACTATACAAGTCAGGTTTATTTAAATAGCACTTTAtgcaatacagattgtttcaaagcagcttcacattaATAAAAAAGGGAAATAACAGAATCAGTGTTGCAATGTATCTAACAGAAATTTGTTAATGTTCCccttaagttatgaaaacattatttctgaatgtttgcacaatgttcaaaacatacaggtttttaaatgttttatgatTGTTACATTCAAAAGTATCCTGTCATActtgcaaaatgataaaatagaGAAAACATTCCCTTAATGTACTTTTGAATATTTtctgtacattttaaaaaacaaactaacatccaactaaaatgtttcaggTAAAACGTTCcatgaatgatgtataaataatatctttgagaacattattaaagaccagataactttgaatgaaCGTTACTGTCAGAACTTTGAGAGAACGTTgacagaacgttccctgttagttGGGTCTATATCAGTATAAGCTCATAGTTGATAACTGTCTTTGAATAGTTCTCAGATCTGTTCCTCATGACTGCTTGTGTTTGAGCAGATGATTGTTGATCTGCTGGCTGAAGATCATCAGTCCCAGCTGACTGTGAGACGCTTCGTTCAGAGCTTTAGACTGCAAGCACAGTTTAAAAGTCTCGGTGGATAAATGAGCATGACAGAGAGTCTGATGCCACACGTGAAACAGGCCACGCGACGGCGCTCGAACCACCAGCAGACTGCTGCGCAGGAACTTCCTGTAGAGACGCACGTCTTCTGTAGCGCTTCCTTTCACAGACGCGTCAAATCCACCTTTGAGAAcatgaagaaaataaacaagtgatgttcttcctcagtcttgttttccagcacaaatatctaaacattcttaaatcaagaaacatttactggagaagagaaatgttaatgtaaagtgttaaaaAGATAATAAAGGGATCCTATAACgcttctttcacaagatgttatatcagtctctggtgtctccagaatgtgtgtgtgaagtttcagctcaaaatcccccacagataatttattatagcttttcAAAtctgcctctatttgggtgtgagcagttgctgtggagttggaaaacaagacagaaacactgaggaagaacatcatttcAGAAGAATGTCATTTTATTACCTATGTTCATGAAATCTGATCTGTACTGGCACGTCATCCCAAAATCAAAGTCCTTCCAGAATCCAAAATCTTTCCTGATCACCTGCCAatgaaatgcacacacacatgtgtatatatatatataatcattgtCATGATGTCTTTGTGAAGTTATATATACAAATGTTGAATGAAAGAGATCTGACCAGCTGATCTTCAGCAGAAGGGAGATGATGACCATAGATGATCTCTGGATTATACTGGCTGAACATCACTGGATAAAACACCTTTTCACCTGTGAGAACACGCGTGTTGACGAGAACACGAGCAGATCAATATCAGCATATAGACCTAAACTCAAGACTTTGGAGTTTCTCCGTCTTTCTCTCTATACCTGGTTGTGCGTTCATGCGGCAGGAGTTCAGGAAGTCTGCGGTGAAGTGAACGTTCACATCACAGAAGAACAGCAGGACGTTGCTCCGCTTCCAGGCGCGAGCGCCGACGTCCAGCCCTCGAGCTCTGGAGAACGCTTCGTTCAGACGGATCAGAGTCACGTTCCTGTACTTCATTCTCCTGCAGGACAGACACTCGTCTCATCTCACAATCATAATGATTACAGTGCATTTCTGCCACATGAGAAAAATATGCcttgacataaaaagtcaattatatgacatactaagtcataattatgagataaaaagtcaaaatcatGACATACTAAGGAAAAATAAgatttaaaaagtcaaattatgagataaattgAAATCATGACTTTCTGTCatcaattttaaaatgtcataatttcaacttttcatctcataaatatgactgtcataatttaaagtttttgtcataattacgaTTTGTCATcaaatttttgtcataattttgactttacatCTCATTATTTTGACGTAGTATGttataattttgaattttgtcataatttcaactttccatcttgtctttttttcataactttgtcataatttcatctCAATTTGTCATGatttcaacttttcatctcataaatatgacaatttcaactttttgtcataatttcatcttagtttgtcataatttagacttttccctcataaatatgactgtcataatttcaattttttgtcataattatgattaaagttaaaatttcaactttttatgtcataattgtgactttttgcCATCATTGACAgccataatttcaacttttcgtatcataaatatgacttttaTAATTTATACTTTGTCATAATATGATTTGTAATATcacatttttatgtcataattttgactttacatCTCATTATTTTGACTTGGTTTGTAATAGTTTTGAATTTTTTCATAATTGGCTcagtttgtcataatttcaaattttgtcataaaCGACTGTCATAATTTCATCTCAATTTGTCATGatttcaacttttcatctcataaatatgactgtcataatttaaagtttttgtcataattacgaTTTGTCATCAaatatttgtcataattttgactttacatCTCATTATTTTGACGTAGTATGttataattttgaattttgtcataatttcaactttccatcttgtctttttttcataactttgtcataatttcatctCAATTTGTCATGatttcaacttttcatctcTTAAATAtgacaatttcaactttttgtcataattaagGCAAGatataatttcaactttttgtcataatttcatcttagtttgtcataatttagacttttccctcataaatatgactgtactaatttcaatttttttgtcataattatgattaaagttaaaatttcaactttttgtcataattgtgactttttgcCGTCATTGGCAgccataatttcaacttttcgtATCATAAATATGACTTTCATAATTTATACTATGTCATAATATGATTTGTAATATcacatttttatgtcataattttgactttacatctcattattttgacttagtatgtcatagtTTCGAATTTTTTCATAATTGGCTcagtttgtcataatttcaacttttcatctcataaatacgtcatttttttcataactttttatgtcataatttcattttagtttgtcataatttagacttATAAATATgactcataatttcaacttttggtcattattacaattaaagttatacgtttttatgtaataatttcttttagtttgtcataatttagacttATAAATATGACTCAATTTCAACTTTTGgtcattattacaattaaagttatacgtttttatgtaataatttcttttagtttgtcataatttagactttACATCATTATTtcgacttagtatgtcataatttcatctCAATTTGTCATGATTTCAACTTTTCATCATAAATATGACTgtcaaaatttcaactttttgtcataagtcttagtatgtcataatttagactttttcataaatatgactgtcgttatttcaactttgttaattataattaaagttataatttcatgtttttatgtcataattttggcttttatgtcattgtttaataattttgacttttcatctcataaatatgacttagtatgtcataatttcaagtttgtatgtcataattatgattcaCAAAAGCATGAATTGTTTGTAATGTGGCAGAAATGAGCTTCTGTGGTGATGAGTTTATTTGGCATGACTGCATTCGTGAGCAGGTGTTTACTCTACCTTGACATTACATCCAGAATTCCTTTCACTTCATCCATCTTCTCGGACCCAAAGAACACGACGGTGAGATGCGTCCTTCCATCCTGACCGATGCAAACTTCACTGAGACACGAGGAGAAAATGAAGCATCACATGACACTGACAGACCAAAGAAAGAAAACCAGTTTCACCTGAAACGGTGCATGAATCGTCTGAAGGCGTCCACTCTCCCGGCCAGCGGCACGATTATATTGATGAGGATCTGGGACGTGTCCATGAATTCCTCTTTGACCTTCATCAGCGGTGCAAACGGACGGAAGAAGACGAGCCTCCTGAAGTCTGGAACGCTGTTTTCTCTGAAGGCAAGATCATATAATGTTCCTTTGTCCCTCTCGGTGCGAAAGATTCCTGCCACCAAAGAGAAAGAACCTCTAACGGGAAACACTCCATTgaatcattcttcaaacattatgggaacgtgAATGTTCTTCTCAAACACTGAAATAACGTTAGATGAACGTCCAACTAAACGTTTCAGGTAAAAACGTTCCATGAATGATGtttctgagaacattattaaagactcCGAAAGAACCTTCTATTGACGTTACTGGAGGAACTTTGAAGTTGTTCACTGGTTAAGAAACTCACCTTCATAGAAGTGTTGTGGAGAGTAAGTCCTCCGGTTCCGCGAGTCTCCAGGCTGCGGTTGGTTCAGCAGATGCAGCGCGGCTTCTAACGCTCCGTTCAGCTCGTTCCTGCGGTCCCGGCGGAGCGGCGTTTCCACAGGGTGTCCCGTGAGGCCGGTCTCCAGCTGATAAACCCTGCGGAGGGTGAAGCTGTCGAACGGCAGCACTGCGAACTCGTTCTCCAGCTGTTCTCCTGAGCCGACCTCGGCCCGTCTCAGCTGGTTCTGCATGAACTCTTCCAGCTCTGAGCGGCTTCTTTCCTCCAGGTCCGGTGGGAAGATCACTGACCTCTGCTTCAGGTCTTTCTTCAGCTGCCAGATTTGTTTGGTGAGGTTGGCGGTGTAGAGCAGATACTGGCGCTCGTGCTGCTGCAGTAAAGCCTCATACGCGTCTTCACCCGCTGGCCTCTCTGAGCGGGTCCGGGTTCGAGTCCCGCAGGACAGACGGTACAGCAGCAGAGCGAAGCAGAACAGCAGCGCAGCGGCGGTGACCGGCCTGACGGGTCTCTTCAACATGACTGACCGCTGGGAGACTGAAGAGACACGAGGCGATACAGACTTCTGCAGTTTTGGACTTGGAATTAATGAAGAACCGTTTCAGCATCAAGTGATTTCATCCATTGCTTGAGAACTCCTGATGTCAGAACATGATTTCTGTTCTTGATTTCATAAAGTGCACATGaaatcacacaaaaaaacagATGTCAGCGTGATTTTTCGATGAGATGTGGCTACATCAACACATACTGCACTAATAAACCAATATTTAATCACCAATTATAAAAATGAGATAAATCTGAACACTGTtggatttactttgaaacaatttcaCTCAGAAACTGCTTAATTTTGCAAATAAAATGtgaagtaacacattgaattaaacatgaacttTTGAAGTAGAAAATTCTCTTGTAAAATATACTTCAATAATCTTTATTTACTTTGATCTTTTACTGTTAAGCAGTTATTAtcataaaactaaaaccataaaaacatttttgtttcttgaaattttgcacattttatttcagttagttgctcAGCATTTCTTGTTTTAGTTGAGTTTAAGTTGAAATACTAAAATacctaaaacta of the Megalobrama amblycephala isolate DHTTF-2021 linkage group LG12, ASM1881202v1, whole genome shotgun sequence genome contains:
- the csgalnact1b gene encoding chondroitin sulfate N-acetylgalactosaminyltransferase 1, which gives rise to MLKRPVRPVTAAALLFCFALLLYRLSCGTRTRTRSERPAGEDAYEALLQQHERQYLLYTANLTKQIWQLKKDLKQRSVIFPPDLEERSRSELEEFMQNQLRRAEVGSGEQLENEFAVLPFDSFTLRRVYQLETGLTGHPVETPLRRDRRNELNGALEAALHLLNQPQPGDSRNRRTYSPQHFYEGIFRTERDKGTLYDLAFRENSVPDFRRLVFFRPFAPLMKVKEEFMDTSQILINIIVPLAGRVDAFRRFMHRFSEVCIGQDGRTHLTVVFFGSEKMDEVKGILDVMSRRMKYRNVTLIRLNEAFSRARGLDVGARAWKRSNVLLFFCDVNVHFTADFLNSCRMNAQPGEKVFYPVMFSQYNPEIIYGHHLPSAEDQLVIRKDFGFWKDFDFGMTCQYRSDFMNIGGFDASVKGSATEDVRLYRKFLRSSLLVVRAPSRGLFHVWHQTLCHAHLSTETFKLCLQSKALNEASHSQLGLMIFSQQINNHLLKHKQS
- the LOC125280319 gene encoding phospholipid phosphatase 1, whose translation is MFNCKLSKDSSRSVFEDLRMFETKGLLSICVDVSCLLLAGLPFAVLNIQHTPFKRGFFCSDDTIKYPFKEDTISYQLLMGILIPFALLLIIFGECFSIYLRSRASFSCEYIVCVYKAVGSFVFGAALSQSLTDIAKYTIGRLRPHFLTVCKPHWSLIDCKSGYIENFTCTGDPTLTNEGRLSFYSGHSSFSMYCMMFLALYLQSRLRARWARLVRPTLQFSFIAASLYVGLSRVSDYKHHWSDVLTGLLQGAVVALFTVFFVSDLFNAKCASDKDEEISHTSLQDTSDSPNHYGSTQ